ATGACCGCAATGGCCCGCTGCACATTTTCCGGCGTGGCCGGCAGGGATTCTTCGGACATCAGGGACGACCCACCGGAGAAGAGAAGGACATTGAAGCGGTCCGAAGGGCGCAGGCCGCCGATCAGATTGGCCAGCAGCTTCTTGGAGATATCCAGGGGATACCCGTGCATCGATCCCGAGACATCGACAATGAAGATGTATTCGCGGCCGGGAATTGCTTCAGGGTGAATCCGCCGAGGAGGCTGCATCATCAGGAGAAAGAAGTTTTCCTTTTCTCCCTCGTAGAGGAGTAGCCCGGATTGGACTTTGTCGCCGTCCAGACGGTAGCGGAGGATGTAATCGCGGTTTCCCCCGGATTTTTCCGACGGATCGAGCAGAACCCGGGCCTGGGCTGGCCCGTTGAAGGTCGTCTTCACGGAATGGGAGGGGCTGGAAATATCCCGGAGCGGCAATCCCGTTGCCAGGTTCACCGAGATATCGAACGCATAGGGCGGGGCTTCCCCGGAGTGGAGATAGGGATTGGCGCTCCACTGTTCGGAAGGAGGCGTTTGATCGGCCTGGGCATTGGAATAGCGGGGGCCGACAACGGTGGGGTAAACAAATTCGTACACCCGATCTTCCGGGACGAGCAGTTCCGTGTATTTCAGTTCCACCGTGATCTCGTCGCCCGGCAGGATATTGGCCACGTTCATCTGGAAGACATTGGGGCGCTGCTGTTCCAGAAGGGAGGCGCTCCGTCCCTCATCCCGGGCCTGTTCGTATTCCCGGCGCGCCTCATCGCGCTTCGTGATTCTGGCCTCGATGACCCGTTTGCCGATGGTCATTTTCATCCCGTAGACTGCCGCCCTTGTGGAGGCGGGAAAGACGTAGATCGCCTCCAGCGGCTTTTTCCCTTCATTGCGGTAGCGCTGGGTGACCTGCACGTCGGCGATCACGCCGGAAATGTTGACCGCCGCCGAGGTGGCTTTCAAGGGAAGCCGGTCCACGGTTTGGTCATCGCTTTTCACCAGAAAATAGGGGGACAGGGTCCGGTCTTCCGCCGTTTTGTCCGGTTGCGACTGGGCGGCACTCCAGGAAAGGATGCCGACAGTCACGATCAGGACGGCCAACAGTCTGCTCAATCTTCTCATGGCAATCTCCTCTGCTGCGAAAATGGATTAACGATTTATGAAAACTTAGACAAAGGAGGCTCCTGAAAAGTTCCCTTTTTACGAAATCTTTTTTAAAACAGGAGTTACAGGATTGAGGGGGATAAACGCTTAGGAGATGCGATCCAGCTCCTGCCGAATGGCAAGCCCGATTTTCTCCAGGATGTAAGGTTTGCGGACAAAAGCCCCGGCGCCCATGTCCTGTGCCTTGCGGGCCCGGTCGGTTTCTGAATAGCCGCTGACGATCACGGCTTTCTGTCCCGGGTGAATCTCAAGAATTCTCCGGTAGGTCTCCATTCCGTCAATTCCGGGGTTCATGATCATATCCAGAAGCACGAGGTCGGCGTTCTTTTTCCTGAGATATTCGATGGCCTCTTCTCCCCCGGCAACGGCCTCAACCCGATAACCGAGGTTTCTCAGCATGTTCATCGCAAGCTCGCGCTGTTCCCGTACATCATCCACAACCAGGATGAATTCCCCTTTGCCCCTGTAGGAAAGGGGAGAAGCCGTTTCTTCAATTTTGGCCGGTTCTTCTCGAGTTACCGGGAAATAAAGGATAAAACGGCTGCCTTTGCCTTCCTCGCTTTGGACATCAATGTGCCCCCGATGATCCTTGACTGTTCCCCAGACCATGGGTAATCCCAGTCCGGTCCCACTTCTTCCCATCACTTTCTTGGTGTAAAAGGGCTCGAAGATTTTGCTCAGATCCTCCGCAGAGATCCCATTTCCTGTGTCGGAAACGGTCAAGACCAGATAATCTCCTTCCTGCATTTCCTCATAGCCGCAAATCGGTTCCTCCAGGTGGCGATTTTCCGTCCGAATGACCACCTTTCCCGGACCGGAGATCGCCTCTGCGGCATTGGACACCAGGTTCATGATCATCTTGCCCAGATGGACGGGTGATCCCTTCAGGTTCAGAAGCCCCTCTTCAAGGTTCGTTGAAATCTTCACACAGGGGTGGTAAGCGATCATCTTTTCAAACTCGGGACTTTTGAAATAATCGGAGATCACTTTGTTTAAATTGACGACTTCCGAAACGATGACGCCTCTCCTGGCCATAGTCAGAAGATCCTGAATGATGGCTGCGCCTTTCATGCTGGATTGCAGGATATAATCCGCATATTTTCTTAGAGGATTTCCCTGTGTCAGCATCTCCAGGAGAAGCTCCGAATAGCCGACCATCACGCCCAGGACATTGTTGAGATCATGGGCGACACCGCCGGCCAGTGTTCCCAGGGCTTCCATCTTTTCGGCCCGTCTCAAACGCTCCTCCAGGTGTTTTCGTTCCGTTATATCCTCGACGGCCACGACCGCTTCCAGGGAAAGCGTATCCAATGACAGAGGCGCCGCAGTCAGGATCACATCACGAAGGATGCCGTCTTTCCGCCGATGTCTCGTCTGGACGGAAGCGATGCCGCGCTTAGTAAGATCGGAATACAATTCCCTTCCCACCCGCTCATACTCCGCTTTGTTTTCAAATATCATCCGGCTGTCCTGTCCGATGATTTCGGACTCGGAATAGCCGAAGCTGTTGCACCAGGCTTTGTTGACACTTTGAATAACATGGTCTTTTACCGTGGAAAGGCCGACGGGAGTCGCCTTGAAAATACAACGGAGAGTCGCTTCCGTCTGCCGCAACTCCTCCTGACGGTCACGGAGGTCGCGACGGCTCCTGTAAAGCGAAGCTGCGAACAGGGCGAGCAAAGCGACAAGGGCAGCAAGGGCTGCCGGTAGAGTCGCCCGCAAGGCTACGGTCCCTATCCAGTCGGCTGCGGCAATGTCCATGCCGAATACCGTCTGTCCGCCGCTGGTTCCTGTATCAGGCAGGGGTACGAAGGCGCTGACCCAGGTTCCCCAGCGGTCGCTATACGGACCCCTCACCGTGGCCTTACCGGTGGCAAAAACAGAATGAAGTTCTTCGGGAGCCTCGGAATAGACCTGGCCTGGTGGTGAATAGTCCTTCGATTGAACAGGTTCCGAATCCACATGAAGAATAATCGTGCCATCGGACCTGCGGCTCATAAGATAGAGGAAGCGGCATTTGGGATTGGAAAGGCGGATGCGGGTCAGCTGTTCTTTGATTCGCTGATAATCGGGCGAGGCGAGGTCGGCCTTTGTGCCGCTCAATAACGCCACCCGTTGTGGATTTACCGAAGCGGCAATCATGCATACCTGTGGGAGCAGGTCGGTGCGGAGTTCCCTGTCGGCTCTGAGTGCGGCCAGCCATGTGAAGCCTGAAATCACCGCTAACGCTGCCAAGGCAAGGAGGATGCGGAACACAGTCTCCGAAAAGTGCAATCGTGATGTGTGTCTGGCAGGCGTCTGCTTTATTTCCATTCCATGATTCCGGTGTGTATTGCCTCGGCAATAAACTTGACCGAGGCAGTAACTTTTTGTACTTCCAGGATGTTTTTCTTTTTTTACGTCATAGGCAATCTTTACTTGCACAAACTGCTCCATTACAGCGCCATCGGCAAACTTTATCGCCGACTCGTCAGGGGATTTCCTTTCGCGCAAGGACGGATATGGGGGAATAGTTACCGTTGGTTGCCGTTCAGATAAGCCCGGTCATTGAACAGTTCTAAATAAGCTGATCCATGATGAAACCGGATGATGGTCTTGGAAGCGGGATCGACGCAGACGGATCGGAATTCCGTCAGGGGGATGTTTTGAATCCTGCAGAGGATGGAAGCGATGGTGAAGTTGTGTGCAACCACGATCACATTTTCACCTTTGGGGAAGATGCCTTCGATGACTTTCCAGGCCCGGGTTTGCACATCCAGAAAAGATTCCCCATGGGGCATGCTTACAGAGGCAGGATCAGCGAGCCATTTCCTGAGGAAGTCCTTATTGCGCGCCATCAGTTCCGGAATGGAGAGCCCCTCAAAATCCCCATGGTTCATTTCCGTAAGATCGGTTGACAGGTATAGAGGGACCTGATGATATTGGTTGATGATCTCAGCCGTTTTTCGGGCTCGTATCAGGGGACTCGAATAGATGGAAGAAATCGGGTGGTCCTTCAGGGACAGGGCCAGATGTCGGGCTTGATCCAAGCCGGTATCGCTCAGGTTGATGTCACTTAAGCCCTGGATCCTCCTTTCCTCGTTCCAGAGGGTTGAACCATGTCGAATCAGAATCAGTTCCATGTTCGCTTCGGGAGGGATCGTTTTTCCTGGAATCATAGAGGTTCAAGGGCTTTCAGAAATTCGAGAATCGTTGCATTGAAGCGTCCGGCCTGTTCCACATTGACCAGGTGGGCGGCATCGGGAATGATCCGCAGTTTGGAGAAGGCAATCCGTCCATGAATGTATTCTGCCTCCGAGACGGGGGTTCCCACGTCCTGCTCCCCGACGATCACAAGGGTCCGGGCGGAAATATTGCCGATGGCCTGACGCAGGTTCAGGGTGCGGATCGCTGAACAACATCCGCAGTACCCTTCCACGGACATGTTCAGGATCATCCTGCGGACCTCGTTTACTTCATCCGGCAGCCTCGCCTGACCGGCCTTGGTGAACCAGCGGTCGATGGTGGCATCGACCACGGCTGCCGTTCCAAGCTTCCGGATCGTTTCGATCCGCTCATCCCAGATCTCGGGAGAAGCGGTATAAGAGGTCGTGTCGCAGAGGATCAGGGAGAGCAGGTGCTCCCCATGGAAGGCCCCCATCATCTGGGCGATCATTCCCCCTAGGGAAATGCCGCAGAAATGGACTTTATCCAGCCCGAGAAAATCCATCAAGCCCAAGGCATCCAGCGAAAGCATTTCCATGGAATAAGGCCCGGCCGGAGATACCGATTGCCCATGGCCGCGACTGTCATAACGCAGCACCCGGTAACCGGCCCCCGTCAAGACGGGTGCCTGAAACTTCCATATCCCCCGGTCTGATGCGAGAGAATTCGAAAACATCACGACCGCACCATTTTCCGGCCCCTCCAGAGAGTAGGAAAGTACCGTTCCATTCACATCCGCCAGCGGCATTTCAACCTCCTGATCTTAATGGTAATGTCTTAGGCATTTTGAAATTATCACTTGTTCAGAATCCAGGTTGAATCTCATTTCCTGCCTCCTTAAGAAAGTTCCGGAGGACACAAAAGCCATACATAGGCTGGCTGGGCCGAAACTGCCGCAGGAACCTGCCGGGGCAACCCGTCCCGGGTGAGCGTCAGTAGAAGCTTTTGAGCCTGAGGATGTTGTCGCCCCGCTTCTAGAAGTGACCGCAGTTCCCGCTCCATCGTTTCCGGGGACGTTACATCCGCGCAGACCTGGATCAGCTCTTCCCGTCCTGATGGGTAGCGGGCCAGGAAATCCACCTCAAAGCCCTGTGGCGTCCTCACGTAGCTGATCTCAGCCCGTCTGCGCTCCAACTCAAGAAGCACAGCCGTTTCCAAGGCATGACCGATATTGGAACGTCCAGTGCGGTCGAAAACCGGGATGAGTCCTGGATCGACAGGGTAAGCCTTACGGGGATTAACCATGCGCTGACGCTCCGAAGAAGCCTCCATCCAGACGGTACGGACCAGAAAACAGTCCTGCAGATGCCCCATAAGCTGGTGCACCGTGTCCTTGGATATGGCCAGTCCCTGAGACTTGAGGGCACTGTAGAATTTTTCCACGCTGAACAGTCCCGCCGCATTGCCGAGCAGGTGACGGATCAGCCAGCGCAGCCCCGTCACATTGCTCACCCCGTGCCGTTCTACCACATCACGCAGGATAGCCACATCCACATAGTCCCGAAGCAGTTGGTAACGCGTAGCCGCATCCAACCCCTGTGCCTCGGGGAAACCGCCGGCCGCAAGGTAGTCGAAAAATGACCGCTCCAGGATCGAACGGGCTGGCCCGTCCAGAAAATCCGGCTGCTCCGGCGGGGTCTTCCCGGCGTGTATCAAGGCCTCCTCAAAACTGAAGGGGTGAAGAACAACCTCCCAGGCGCGGCCCCGAAGAGCTGTGGCGATCTCCCGGGAGAGGAGTGCCGCAGAGGAACCGGTCAGATAAAGCTCAACCTTCTCGGAATCAAGGAGACGACGCACAAAGCGCTCCCAGCCGGGAACCGTCTGGATTTCGTCGAAGCACCAGAGTACGGTCTCACTGCCGCGCAAGGCCGGAAAGCGGCGATAGTACTCCTCCACCAGGGGATGAAGATGTTCTGCTGCCATTCCCGCGAGGCGTTCATCCTCGAAGTTGATATAGGGCATGCGCTCCCGGTCCATTTCATCCGCGAGACGTTCCCGACGGATCTGATGGAGGAACATCGTTTTACCTGCCCGGCGCATTCCCACAACGGCTGTTGCCTTTCCGGCAAGATGCACGGCGCCGTGCACCCGCCGCGGCGTGCCGGGGGGAATGGGCGTCGAGAGGGACTCAGAGAGCTTGTCGCTCAAAATGGTCTGGAAGGGGGAAGGGGCTGAAGGATCCATAATTTTGTCTATTTATCCTTCTTATAAGGAGAATGTCAACATTATTTCACCTTTATTCGAGGAGAATGTTGGCTGTGTCCTCCCCTCCAACTTTTGTCAACACGGCTGATCTTCCGTATTTCATGTTGATCACACCCCCTCTTCCCTGTATAATTCTATTGCGCTTATTATTTTTTATGGAGGTGGGGAGATGCCGATTGGAGAAATTTGCAACCGTGATGTGGTCATCGTGAGGCGGAAGGACAGCATTCTGGATGCGGCAAAGCTCATGCGGGATTATCATGTAAGGGGGCTTGTCGTCGTGGAAGATCGGGATGGCGAGGTGGCGCCCGTGGGAATCCTCACCGATCGGGATCTGGTCGTGGAACTGATCGCCAGGGAAGTGCCGCTGGATAGCGTCGTTGTGGAGGATGTGATGAGTCCCGACCTGTTTGCCGTGTCGGAAAATCGCGGGATCTGGGATACGATCCAGTATATGCGGGGAAGAGGAATTCGGCGGGTTGTCGTGGTCAATGAAAAAGGCAGTCTTGTGGGGATACTTGCCATGGAGGATCTGCTCGAGCTGTTGTCCGATGAGCTGTCGGATCTGGCGAAGCTCTTTGCAAGGGAGCGGGACAGGGAAAAAGAAACGCTGGGGTGAAGGAATGCATTGCCCGGTCCGGATTCCCTCCTACCTTGACGATTAGGGCGGGTCGGTTAACGATTCGTTTACGAATACGGCAGGCCGCCCGTATTTTTCCCTTGTGACGTTGCGCTTAACGATTAGCGGTTGCCGCTTTACGATTATTTAACGATTCCTGCTTTTGAGACGATAGCGGGTGGAACGCCCGCCTCCCAGCTTCTCCGCCAGTCCAAGTTCGACGAGCAGCCCGAAGTCTCCCGCCGTAATCGGGCGGGAAACGCCGAATTCCGCCTCGCATTGCCGGCTGGTCAACTCCTGTCCTTCCGCCAGCCATTGCAGCATCTTCCGTTGCCGTTCATTCAACTGCGCTTCCACCGCCGGGGAAACGCGGAGGTGTCTCTCCGGAATCCGCAGAAGATCGATGTCTTCGCCCGGTCCCGGAAAGGTGACCTGGAAGTAGCCCATGTCCGTGCTCAAAAGGGGCAGATCGAGCCCGTGGTTCAGCATGTGGTCGCGCATCCGGCGGAACCCGCTGCCGCGCTCCTCGATGCGGTGAAAATAGGAAAGGCACTGGGCCAGAACGGGATTGCGCGAGCAGGGCCGATACTTTCCCCGGCGCAGACTGGCCAGGGTGATCGGCCGCGGGGGGAGGCCGGGGCTGGAGATCACGACCCGATCGGAGAAGACTTCGAGGATGATTTTGCGGCCCGCGTCTTCATACTGCCGGTGCGCCACGGCATTGACCAGCGCCTCACGCAGGCCGTCGACGGGATATTCGTCAAGGCGCACGCGGTTCAGGCCGACGACGCGCATCGGGTGGCGGGTGTTCCGGTCGATGAAGTCGATCGCCCGCTCAATGACCACCGGCATCGGACCCCGGATGTCTTCGTGGTCCCGCGGGTCGCCGTCGGGTACGGAGCTCCGGTAGGCGTCGGCCAGGATGCGGCATTGGGGAAAGACTGCCGAGGGGTCTTTGGCCAGCAGGACGATCCCGGCGGCGGCGGCATAGTGTTCATGGGAGGAAGGGTCGTACCAGACCAGGCCCCTCAAGGTCGCTCCGGCAAGGAGATCCTCGTCGGACAGCTCATCGGGACTGCACCGCTCGGCCGCGGCGAGAAGGGTACGGGCGACGTTCAGGTCGAGATCACGCCAGCGGAGCCGGTTGAGGGGCTGGGATTCGAACGCCGACGTGGCCTCGATGGTCGATTCGGCGATGTAATCCTCTTCGCTTGTTGGTGAAATCCCGAACCGGTCCTGCAGCAGTTTTACCAGCGCATCCCGGACCTCTTTCTGGAGCTCGATGACATTGCCGAAACTTCTGCAGGGCAGCCCGTCCGCATCGAGTTCGTCCAGCAGTCCGGCGATTTCCCCCTTCCGCTTGACGCTGCGGTCCCCCTTCAGAAAAGCAAGGACGGGAAGCCGCCTTTTCTTTGCCTGGCGGTAACCGGCGTGGGGGAGAGACAGGCCGTCCACCGGAATTCCTGATTTCGTGCCGATGAGGAGCAGATAAACCTGGCAGCCGTCGAGGGATTGCAGGCATCCCTCCGGCGCCTCTTCCGGAGAGGCCGGTTCCAGGCCGTAAAGAAAGGATGTGCAGGATTCCGACAGGAAGGCGTCGGTGCTGACCAGGTTCTGGACGATCAGGCGCTCGTCTTCAAGTTCCTGCGAGATTGAACTGACAAAAATGCAGAGTTTCATCGTCATGGGGGCGGGTGAGTTTTATATATTTTCCTGGCTGAAATCAATCTTCAGTTCGTAGACCCCTTCCTCGAGATGGGTCGTCATGGGGTAACCGGACTTGGAAAAGACGAGCAGCATGGGTCTGTTCTGTCGTAGGACATCCGCCGTAAATCCGGCGATTTTTTTCTCTTTCGCGATGCGAATTAGATATTGAAGGAGAAAAGTTCCGACCCCCCGATTCTGCCAGTCCTGATGCGTGGTGAAAGCAATTTCTGCAAAACCCGTATTCGGATTGTTGATGTAACGGCCGATGGCGACGATCTTTTCCCTTCCTTCCGGCTCCTCTTTTCCGATGACCGCTGCAATGGCCATTTTATCGTTGTAATCAATCGCGGCCAGCGGCATCGCCACTTTGTGAGGAAATGATTTGAGGCTCTGGAAAAACCGAGTAAACACGAACTGTTCCGGCAGATCGTAGATGAGCTCTTGAATCGCCCGCTCGTCCGTTGCCTTCACCGGGCGGAAAAAGATCTCCACACCCTGTTTGTCAACCCAGTGGACTTCATACTCTTTCGGATACAAGACCACCGGCAGCGTCTGATCCTGGAAGATATACCGCTGCTGTTTGGCCGCGGCCAGCAGCTCGGAGCGAAAATCGGGATGGGCGATATTGATGAGCGTCATGGCGCGGTCGCGCACCGATTTGCCGTGTACATAGGCGATGCCGTATTCCGTCACGACGTAATGAATATCCCCCCTCGTGACGACCACGCCGCTTCCGGGAGACAGGCAGGGAACAATCCGGGAAATCTTGCCGTCCTCCGTTGTGGAGGGCAGGACCATGATGGATTTGCCGCGCTTGGACATGGCGGATCCCCGGACGAAGTCGACCTGGCCGCCGATGCCGCTGTAGAATTCAAATCCAAGGGAATCGGAGCACACCTGACCGGTCAGATCCACCGTCAGGGCCGAATTGATGGACACCATCCGGTCGTTTTGAGCGATCACATAGGGGTCGTTGACATATTTGCAGGGCCGGAATTCAAACAGCGGGTTATTGTGCACGTAGTCGTACAGGCGCCGAGTGCCCATGCAGAAGGCTGCAACGACCTTTCCCTGATTCAGGGTCTTTTTTCTGCAGGTCACCACGCCGGCTTCGATCAGATCGATCAGCCCGTCGGAGAACGTTTCCGTATGGATGCCGAGATCTTTTTTATTGCATAGATAGGGGAAGACGGAGGCGGGAATTTTACCCACGCCTGTCTGGAGGGTGGATTCGTTGTCGATCAGATCGGAAATCAATTGGCCGATGGACCGCGCGATATGATCGGGAGATTTCTGTTCAAATTCGGCAATCGGCGTATCGTTTTTCACAAAAGCGGAAATTTCGCTGACGTGCAGGAAACTGTCGCCCAGGGTGCGCGGCATGTTCGGATTCACTTCCGCCACGGTGTAGGTGGCCTCCTCCGCAGCCGTTTTCGTGATGTCCACGGAAACGCCCAGACTCACATATCCGCTGCTGTCCGGCGGGGACACGCTGATGAGGGCGACATCGATGGGCATGGCGCCCTGCTGAATCATCAGAGGAATCTCGGAAAGAAAGACGGGTGTGTAATCGGCGTTGCCTTCCTTGATGGCGGCTCTCGTGTTGGTGCCGATGAACAGGGCGTTGTGCCGGAAGGCTTCAGTATACTTTTCCTCGTTGTAGGAAGTTGTCCCGGCATCCAGAAAGTGGATGATCTCGATGTCAGCCAGGCTGGGCGCCATGTCCAGAAGCGTCCTGACCAGAAGCTGCGGCTCTCCGCAGGCGGACCCGATAAATATCCGCGCCCCGCGTCGTATCTTCGCCAACGCACTCGCTGCGTCTACGAGCCTCTTCTGATAAGTTGCCTGCCAGTTCAGGATCATAAATCCTCTTTCTTAGAGTGTGTCATGCCGTAAATTTGAACTTGTCACCCTTCCACTCTCCATTATATTTTGATCCATCCGGGAAGGTCAAGATGCCTTTTCCGTGAAACTGGTCTTCCTTCCATTCTCCTTCGTATTGGGAGCCATCGGGAAAGGTCAGAATTCCTTTTCCATCAAACTGATCATTTTTCCATTCCCCTTCGTACCTTTTGCCGTCGGGAAGGGAAATGATCCCCTGTCCCTCTTTTCTGCCCTTCTTCCATTGCCCCTTATAGGTTGTCTCATCGGGAAGAAGAAGCGTTCCGGTTCCCTCGATTATCCCCTCCCTCCATTCCCCCTCATAGCGGCCGCCATCGGGAAGACTCAGAATCCCCTGGCCGGAAGGAAGCCCGTTTTCCCATTCGCCCGAATATTGGCTGCCATCGGGCCATTGAAAGGAACCTTCTTCCGAAAAAAGTCCCTCCTGAAAATGCCCTTCGTAGCGGCTGCCATCGGGATGGGCATAAAGGCCCTTACCGGAATAGGAGTCCTCCTCCCACATAAACGCAACGTCTTCTTTTCCTGAAAATATTCTGATCAGCTTTTGCAAGGTTTCTATCCACCCCGAGAAATCTTTTTATCGACAAATTGACCGTTCCGGAATTCACCGATGTATTTCCGGCCATCCGCCAGGACCATGATGCCCTGGCCATGGGGAAGGCCTTTTTCCAGTTCGCCCGTGTACTTTCTCCCGTCGGTCAGGGTCAATGTCCCCTGGCCATGATACTGGTTGTTCTTGAACTCCCCTTCATACCGGTCGCCATTGGGATATTTCAGAATGCCCTTTCCGTTTGACAAACTGTTTTTAAATTCTCCCGTATACCTTGTTCCGTTGGCCAGGGTTAAGGTTCCCTGTCCCTCGTATTTGCCCCTCTTGAATTCCCCTTCATATCTTTTCCCGTCAGAGGAGATTTCAATCCCCTTGCCGTCGGATAAATTGTTTTTCCACGTTCCCATGTAGGTCCGCTCCTCGGGCAGGATCAGAATGCCTTCGCCCGCCATGGCGTCTTTTTCCCATTGGCCGGCATAGGAAGAACCATCGGGGGAGGTCTGGGTTCCCCGTCCGTTTCTCTCGCCGGCGCTCCATTCGCCGACATATTGCGCGCCATCGGGAAAAGTCATGATCCCCAAACCGTCGGGCAGGTCGTCTATCAGTTCCCCCAGGTAAATTCTTCCATCCTCATAGCCCTTGGAGAATTGTACGTGAGAAAGAACTGCACCGGTTTCGCCGGAAGCGACTTTCTGCTGGAGGACACGATTCCTTTCCTCCGCTTCGGCAAGCTGTTTGGCCAGTTCCGTGATGGTTTTCTTCTGGTTGTCGATGGTGCTGGTCAGTTCGATCGCGCCCGTATCCGCGCCCGTTCCTGCCTGCTCTTCGAAGGATTTGAGCTTTTCTTCCAGCGTAATTTTTACGGCTTGAAGGGCGTTGTACCGGTCTTCAAGCTCTGCGGCCGATCCCTCGGTCTGCTGCGCGGTAGAGATCTGCACGGCAAGTTGTTTTTTGAGATCAGCAATCTTTTTCTTCTGATTCTTAGCCGTGTTTTTCAGCTTGGTCGCATCCGCTTCTGCCGTCTGTTCGAGGGTCTTGAGCTTCTCTTCCGCAGATGCTTTCTCAGCTTCAAGGACTCGATATCGTTCCTCGACTTCAGCTGGTACCACTGTTTCAGCCCTTTGCGCAGCCTCGCTTTGCAGGGCGAGCTGTTTCTCCAGTTTGGCGATGGTTTTCTGCTGGCCTTCTACCGTGATATTCAGTTCGGCTAAGCGCTTTGCCGCCTGCTGTTCCAGGGTTTTGACCCTGTTCTCCGCGGAGATTCTATCCGCTTCGAGGGCTCGATATCGGGCGTCGGTATCCGCGGCG
This sequence is a window from Syntrophus gentianae. Protein-coding genes within it:
- a CDS encoding hybrid sensor histidine kinase/response regulator: MEIKQTPARHTSRLHFSETVFRILLALAALAVISGFTWLAALRADRELRTDLLPQVCMIAASVNPQRVALLSGTKADLASPDYQRIKEQLTRIRLSNPKCRFLYLMSRRSDGTIILHVDSEPVQSKDYSPPGQVYSEAPEELHSVFATGKATVRGPYSDRWGTWVSAFVPLPDTGTSGGQTVFGMDIAAADWIGTVALRATLPAALAALVALLALFAASLYRSRRDLRDRQEELRQTEATLRCIFKATPVGLSTVKDHVIQSVNKAWCNSFGYSESEIIGQDSRMIFENKAEYERVGRELYSDLTKRGIASVQTRHRRKDGILRDVILTAAPLSLDTLSLEAVVAVEDITERKHLEERLRRAEKMEALGTLAGGVAHDLNNVLGVMVGYSELLLEMLTQGNPLRKYADYILQSSMKGAAIIQDLLTMARRGVIVSEVVNLNKVISDYFKSPEFEKMIAYHPCVKISTNLEEGLLNLKGSPVHLGKMIMNLVSNAAEAISGPGKVVIRTENRHLEEPICGYEEMQEGDYLVLTVSDTGNGISAEDLSKIFEPFYTKKVMGRSGTGLGLPMVWGTVKDHRGHIDVQSEEGKGSRFILYFPVTREEPAKIEETASPLSYRGKGEFILVVDDVREQRELAMNMLRNLGYRVEAVAGGEEAIEYLRKKNADLVLLDMIMNPGIDGMETYRRILEIHPGQKAVIVSGYSETDRARKAQDMGAGAFVRKPYILEKIGLAIRQELDRIS
- a CDS encoding histidine phosphatase family protein; this encodes MIPGKTIPPEANMELILIRHGSTLWNEERRIQGLSDINLSDTGLDQARHLALSLKDHPISSIYSSPLIRARKTAEIINQYHQVPLYLSTDLTEMNHGDFEGLSIPELMARNKDFLRKWLADPASVSMPHGESFLDVQTRAWKVIEGIFPKGENVIVVAHNFTIASILCRIQNIPLTEFRSVCVDPASKTIIRFHHGSAYLELFNDRAYLNGNQR
- a CDS encoding alpha/beta fold hydrolase produces the protein MPLADVNGTVLSYSLEGPENGAVVMFSNSLASDRGIWKFQAPVLTGAGYRVLRYDSRGHGQSVSPAGPYSMEMLSLDALGLMDFLGLDKVHFCGISLGGMIAQMMGAFHGEHLLSLILCDTTSYTASPEIWDERIETIRKLGTAAVVDATIDRWFTKAGQARLPDEVNEVRRMILNMSVEGYCGCCSAIRTLNLRQAIGNISARTLVIVGEQDVGTPVSEAEYIHGRIAFSKLRIIPDAAHLVNVEQAGRFNATILEFLKALEPL
- a CDS encoding ATP-binding protein, yielding MDPSAPSPFQTILSDKLSESLSTPIPPGTPRRVHGAVHLAGKATAVVGMRRAGKTMFLHQIRRERLADEMDRERMPYINFEDERLAGMAAEHLHPLVEEYYRRFPALRGSETVLWCFDEIQTVPGWERFVRRLLDSEKVELYLTGSSAALLSREIATALRGRAWEVVLHPFSFEEALIHAGKTPPEQPDFLDGPARSILERSFFDYLAAGGFPEAQGLDAATRYQLLRDYVDVAILRDVVERHGVSNVTGLRWLIRHLLGNAAGLFSVEKFYSALKSQGLAISKDTVHQLMGHLQDCFLVRTVWMEASSERQRMVNPRKAYPVDPGLIPVFDRTGRSNIGHALETAVLLELERRRAEISYVRTPQGFEVDFLARYPSGREELIQVCADVTSPETMERELRSLLEAGRQHPQAQKLLLTLTRDGLPRQVPAAVSAQPAYVWLLCPPELS
- a CDS encoding CBS domain-containing protein; this encodes MPIGEICNRDVVIVRRKDSILDAAKLMRDYHVRGLVVVEDRDGEVAPVGILTDRDLVVELIAREVPLDSVVVEDVMSPDLFAVSENRGIWDTIQYMRGRGIRRVVVVNEKGSLVGILAMEDLLELLSDELSDLAKLFARERDREKETLG
- a CDS encoding ATP-binding protein, which codes for MKLCIFVSSISQELEDERLIVQNLVSTDAFLSESCTSFLYGLEPASPEEAPEGCLQSLDGCQVYLLLIGTKSGIPVDGLSLPHAGYRQAKKRRLPVLAFLKGDRSVKRKGEIAGLLDELDADGLPCRSFGNVIELQKEVRDALVKLLQDRFGISPTSEEDYIAESTIEATSAFESQPLNRLRWRDLDLNVARTLLAAAERCSPDELSDEDLLAGATLRGLVWYDPSSHEHYAAAAGIVLLAKDPSAVFPQCRILADAYRSSVPDGDPRDHEDIRGPMPVVIERAIDFIDRNTRHPMRVVGLNRVRLDEYPVDGLREALVNAVAHRQYEDAGRKIILEVFSDRVVISSPGLPPRPITLASLRRGKYRPCSRNPVLAQCLSYFHRIEERGSGFRRMRDHMLNHGLDLPLLSTDMGYFQVTFPGPGEDIDLLRIPERHLRVSPAVEAQLNERQRKMLQWLAEGQELTSRQCEAEFGVSRPITAGDFGLLVELGLAEKLGGGRSTRYRLKSRNR
- a CDS encoding bifunctional acetyl-CoA hydrolase/transferase family protein/GNAT family N-acetyltransferase, with the translated sequence MILNWQATYQKRLVDAASALAKIRRGARIFIGSACGEPQLLVRTLLDMAPSLADIEIIHFLDAGTTSYNEEKYTEAFRHNALFIGTNTRAAIKEGNADYTPVFLSEIPLMIQQGAMPIDVALISVSPPDSSGYVSLGVSVDITKTAAEEATYTVAEVNPNMPRTLGDSFLHVSEISAFVKNDTPIAEFEQKSPDHIARSIGQLISDLIDNESTLQTGVGKIPASVFPYLCNKKDLGIHTETFSDGLIDLIEAGVVTCRKKTLNQGKVVAAFCMGTRRLYDYVHNNPLFEFRPCKYVNDPYVIAQNDRMVSINSALTVDLTGQVCSDSLGFEFYSGIGGQVDFVRGSAMSKRGKSIMVLPSTTEDGKISRIVPCLSPGSGVVVTRGDIHYVVTEYGIAYVHGKSVRDRAMTLINIAHPDFRSELLAAAKQQRYIFQDQTLPVVLYPKEYEVHWVDKQGVEIFFRPVKATDERAIQELIYDLPEQFVFTRFFQSLKSFPHKVAMPLAAIDYNDKMAIAAVIGKEEPEGREKIVAIGRYINNPNTGFAEIAFTTHQDWQNRGVGTFLLQYLIRIAKEKKIAGFTADVLRQNRPMLLVFSKSGYPMTTHLEEGVYELKIDFSQENI